One Hydrogenophaga crassostreae genomic region harbors:
- the hemA gene encoding glutamyl-tRNA reductase, with product MSVWALGINHHTAPLDLRGRFAFALDQIQPTLHGYRASFPSQPEATLLSTCNRTELYATGNQSSVEPTLEWLAKTGGVGIHVLKDHSYVLREDQAARHAFRVASGLDSMVLGEAQILGQMKDAVRAAEEAGALGTTLHQLFQRSFSVAKQVRSSTEIGAHSISMTAAAVRLAGQLFEDLKDIRVLFVGAGDMIELAATHFAAKTPKSMAIANRTLERGEKLAGRFGAEVMRLADIPDRLHEFDAVISCTASTLPIIGLGAVERALKKRRHRPMFMVDLAVPRDIEIEVKGLSDIYLYTVDDLASVVQSGKDNRQAAVAQAEAIIDAGVLSFMHWMDQRNPDHGVVPLIQQIHAQADDWRQAEMARAKKLLAKGEPVDVVLEALARGLTQKMLHGTLAELRSGDAEARAVMAQTVSRLFLRDDAGKPPRQS from the coding sequence ATGTCTGTTTGGGCGCTTGGAATCAACCACCACACGGCCCCGCTTGATTTGCGGGGCCGGTTTGCGTTTGCGCTCGACCAAATTCAGCCAACCCTGCATGGCTACCGCGCCAGTTTTCCGAGCCAACCCGAAGCCACACTGCTCTCCACCTGCAACCGCACGGAGCTGTATGCCACGGGCAATCAGTCTTCGGTAGAGCCCACACTGGAGTGGCTGGCCAAGACGGGCGGCGTGGGCATCCATGTGCTCAAAGACCATTCCTACGTGCTGCGCGAAGACCAGGCCGCCCGCCACGCCTTCCGCGTGGCAAGCGGGCTCGACAGCATGGTGCTTGGCGAAGCCCAGATCCTGGGCCAGATGAAAGACGCGGTGCGCGCCGCCGAAGAAGCTGGCGCCCTCGGCACCACGCTGCACCAGTTGTTCCAGCGTTCTTTCTCGGTGGCCAAACAGGTGCGCAGCTCCACTGAAATCGGCGCCCACTCCATCAGCATGACCGCCGCCGCAGTGCGCCTGGCAGGTCAGCTGTTCGAAGACCTGAAAGACATTCGGGTGCTGTTCGTCGGCGCAGGCGACATGATCGAGCTGGCCGCCACGCATTTCGCGGCCAAAACACCCAAAAGCATGGCGATCGCCAACCGCACGCTAGAGCGCGGTGAAAAGCTGGCGGGTCGCTTCGGCGCCGAAGTCATGCGCCTGGCCGACATTCCCGACCGGTTGCACGAGTTTGACGCTGTCATCAGCTGCACCGCCAGCACCCTGCCCATCATCGGCCTGGGCGCTGTTGAGCGCGCCTTGAAAAAGCGCCGTCATCGTCCCATGTTCATGGTGGATCTGGCCGTGCCGCGCGACATCGAAATTGAAGTCAAAGGCCTGTCAGACATTTACCTGTACACGGTGGACGATCTCGCCAGCGTGGTGCAATCCGGCAAAGACAACCGGCAGGCCGCAGTGGCCCAGGCTGAAGCCATCATCGACGCTGGCGTCCTGAGCTTCATGCACTGGATGGACCAGCGCAATCCGGACCACGGCGTGGTCCCGCTGATCCAGCAAATTCACGCCCAGGCCGACGACTGGCGCCAAGCCGAAATGGCGCGGGCCAAAAAGCTGCTGGCCAAAGGCGAGCCGGTGGATGTGGTGCTGGAAGCGCTGGCGCGCGGTCTGACCCAAAAGATGCTGCACGGCACCCTCGCCGAACTGCGCAGCGGCGATGCCGAAGCCCGCGCAGTCATGGCGCAAACTGTCTCGCGCCTCTTCTTGCGCGACGATGCGGGCAAGCCCCCGCGCCAATCCTAG
- the ugpQ gene encoding glycerophosphodiester phosphodiesterase yields MNTATAYPADWPYPLWIAHRGAGKLAPENTLAAFKLGSTHGYRMFECDVKLSADGELFLLHDDTLERTSNGHGVAGLLPWVELSQLDAGSWHSPNHASEPLPLLAAIAHFCQANRFWLNIEIKPTKGLEALTGEQVALAAARLWAGQPSNMAPLLTSFQPASLAAAQSAAPQLRRGLLLDTAWAGWQAAATQLECQALVCNHRLWNAEMRDEARALGLRALAYTVNEPEDVQRLLDLQLDGIITDRVDRFQPDR; encoded by the coding sequence GTGAACACTGCCACCGCTTATCCCGCAGATTGGCCCTACCCCTTGTGGATCGCCCACCGGGGCGCGGGAAAGCTGGCGCCTGAGAACACACTCGCCGCCTTCAAGCTGGGATCCACCCACGGCTACCGCATGTTCGAATGCGATGTGAAACTGAGCGCCGATGGCGAGCTGTTTTTGCTGCACGACGACACACTGGAACGCACCAGCAACGGTCACGGCGTAGCGGGACTGCTGCCGTGGGTCGAGCTGAGCCAGCTGGATGCCGGAAGCTGGCACTCTCCCAACCATGCCAGCGAGCCCTTGCCCTTGCTGGCAGCCATCGCCCATTTCTGCCAGGCCAACCGGTTTTGGCTCAACATCGAAATCAAGCCCACCAAAGGACTGGAAGCCTTGACCGGTGAACAAGTGGCTTTGGCAGCAGCGCGGCTGTGGGCGGGCCAGCCTTCCAACATGGCTCCACTCTTGACATCGTTTCAACCCGCGTCTCTGGCGGCAGCCCAATCAGCCGCCCCTCAACTCCGCCGAGGGTTGTTGCTGGACACGGCTTGGGCCGGCTGGCAAGCAGCCGCCACCCAACTCGAATGCCAGGCGCTGGTGTGCAACCACCGGCTTTGGAATGCCGAAATGCGCGACGAAGCCCGCGCATTGGGCCTGCGCGCCCTGGCCTACACCGTGAACGAGCCGGAAGACGTGCAGCGCCTGCTGGATCTGCAGCTCGACGGCATCATCACCGACCGCGTGGACCGGTTCCAGCCCGATCGCTGA
- the ugpC gene encoding sn-glycerol-3-phosphate ABC transporter ATP-binding protein UgpC, which produces MSSISLRNVVKRYRTGKTELQVIHGVNAEIAQGEFIVIVGPSGCGKSTLLRMVAGLEDISGGDIAIGDRVVNTLEPAERDIAMVFQNYALYPHMSVFENMAYGLKIKKMPATEIQQRVDKAAAILELGHLLQRKPRELSGGQRQRVAMGRAIVRQPKVFLFDEPLSNLDAKLRAQTRLEIQKLHRELGITSLFVTHDQVEAMTLAQRMIVMNGGKMEQFGTPEEVYSRPATTFVASFMGSPPMNLLKNAPGGKAGQILGIRPEHLDIGDAGWELQVETVELLGAERLVHVKLGSEGLIIRTHEDQPAPAVGSTILAQPREDRMHWFDAASGQRL; this is translated from the coding sequence ATGTCATCCATATCCCTTCGCAACGTCGTCAAACGCTACCGGACCGGTAAGACCGAACTGCAAGTCATTCACGGCGTCAACGCCGAGATCGCCCAAGGCGAATTCATTGTCATCGTCGGCCCTTCGGGCTGCGGCAAGTCCACCCTGCTGCGCATGGTCGCAGGCCTGGAAGACATCAGCGGCGGCGACATCGCCATTGGCGACCGCGTGGTCAACACACTGGAACCCGCCGAACGCGACATCGCCATGGTGTTTCAGAACTACGCGTTGTACCCGCACATGAGCGTGTTCGAGAACATGGCCTACGGCCTGAAGATCAAAAAAATGCCGGCAACTGAAATCCAGCAACGCGTCGACAAAGCCGCCGCCATTCTGGAACTGGGCCATTTGCTGCAACGCAAACCGCGGGAACTTTCCGGTGGCCAGCGCCAGCGCGTGGCCATGGGCCGGGCCATCGTGCGCCAGCCCAAGGTGTTTCTGTTTGACGAACCCCTCTCCAACCTCGACGCCAAATTGCGCGCCCAGACCCGCCTCGAGATTCAAAAACTGCACCGCGAACTCGGCATCACCTCGCTGTTCGTGACCCACGACCAGGTCGAAGCCATGACCCTGGCCCAGCGCATGATCGTCATGAACGGCGGCAAGATGGAGCAGTTCGGCACGCCCGAAGAGGTGTATTCCCGCCCCGCCACCACCTTCGTGGCCAGCTTCATGGGCTCACCGCCAATGAACCTGTTGAAGAACGCACCCGGTGGCAAAGCCGGCCAGATTCTGGGCATTCGCCCAGAGCACCTGGACATCGGCGATGCCGGCTGGGAACTCCAGGTGGAAACGGTGGAGCTGCTGGGCGCCGAACGCCTGGTACACGTCAAACTGGGCAGCGAAGGCCTCATCATCCGCACCCATGAGGACCAGCCAGCGCCCGCCGTGGGCAGCACCATCCTGGCGCAACCGCGCGAGGACCGTATGCACTGGTTCGATGCGGCCTCGGGTCAGCGCCTGTGA
- the ugpE gene encoding sn-glycerol-3-phosphate ABC transporter permease UgpE gives MIEKRPGLTVLSHVVLLLGVFIVGFPLYVTFIGSTQTLEQISQSFPMSLMPGGNAIETYKAALFGGYTSAGSQIPAAGPMLWVSLMSALIITIGKIAISLLSAFAIVYFRFPMRNLVFWMIFVTLMLPVEVRIGPTYEVVANLGMLNTYAGLTVPLIASATATFLFRQFFLTVPDELVEAARIDGAGPMRFFKDILLPLSRTSIAALFVIQFIYGWNQYLWPLLVTTDESMYPVVMGIKRLISGESYTEWNVVMAMAILAMLPPALVVMLMQRWFVKGLVDTEK, from the coding sequence ATGATTGAAAAACGCCCAGGACTGACCGTCCTCTCCCACGTGGTCTTGCTGCTCGGTGTCTTCATCGTCGGCTTCCCACTCTACGTCACGTTCATCGGTTCCACGCAAACGCTGGAGCAGATTTCACAGTCTTTCCCGATGTCGCTGATGCCAGGCGGCAACGCCATCGAAACCTACAAAGCTGCCCTGTTCGGCGGATACACAAGCGCAGGCAGCCAGATTCCAGCGGCTGGTCCCATGCTGTGGGTGAGTCTGATGAGCGCGCTGATCATCACCATCGGCAAGATCGCCATTTCCCTGCTCTCCGCCTTTGCCATCGTCTATTTCCGCTTCCCGATGCGCAATCTGGTGTTCTGGATGATCTTTGTGACGCTGATGCTGCCGGTCGAGGTGCGCATTGGCCCCACCTATGAAGTGGTGGCGAACCTGGGCATGCTGAACACCTACGCGGGCCTCACCGTGCCGCTCATCGCTTCGGCCACCGCCACCTTCCTGTTCCGCCAGTTTTTCCTGACCGTGCCCGATGAGCTGGTGGAAGCTGCCCGCATAGACGGTGCAGGGCCCATGCGGTTCTTCAAGGACATCCTGCTACCACTCTCCAGAACGTCGATCGCCGCGCTTTTTGTGATCCAGTTCATTTACGGCTGGAACCAATACCTCTGGCCGCTGCTCGTGACCACGGATGAGTCCATGTACCCCGTGGTCATGGGCATCAAGCGCCTGATTTCGGGCGAGTCGTACACCGAGTGGAACGTGGTCATGGCCATGGCCATCCTCGCCATGCTGCCACCGGCCCTGGTCGTCATGTTGATGCAGCGCTGGTTCGTCAAAGGCCTTGTGGACACTGAAAAGTAA
- the ugpA gene encoding sn-glycerol-3-phosphate ABC transporter permease UgpA codes for MEKRVRFKSAWLPWLLIAPQMAIVLVFFFWPAAQAIYQSLLTQDPFGLSTQFVGLENFERLWNDDSYLDSFKTTAVFSVLVATVGLAIALLLAVMADRVLKGASVYKTLLIWPYAVAPVVAGVLWLFMFASPMGIAAYYLKAMGLDWNHLLNANHAMSLIVAAAVWKQISYNFLFFLAGLQSIPKSLIEAAAIDGASPWHRFWTIVFPLLSPTTFFLLVINIVYAFFDTFGIVDATTQGGPGKDTAILVYKVYYDGFKALDMGGSAAQSVVLMVVVVTLTVIQFRFVEKKVNY; via the coding sequence ATGGAAAAACGCGTTCGATTTAAGTCGGCCTGGCTGCCCTGGCTGCTCATTGCGCCCCAGATGGCCATCGTGCTGGTGTTTTTTTTCTGGCCGGCGGCCCAGGCGATTTACCAAAGTCTGCTGACCCAGGACCCCTTTGGTCTGTCCACCCAGTTCGTTGGGCTGGAAAATTTTGAACGCCTGTGGAACGACGACAGCTACCTCGATTCGTTCAAGACCACCGCGGTTTTCTCGGTTCTGGTGGCAACCGTGGGCCTGGCCATCGCACTGCTGCTGGCCGTGATGGCCGACCGGGTGCTCAAAGGCGCCTCCGTCTACAAGACCTTGCTGATCTGGCCCTACGCCGTGGCGCCCGTAGTTGCCGGTGTGTTGTGGTTGTTCATGTTCGCGTCCCCGATGGGCATCGCGGCCTACTACCTCAAAGCCATGGGACTGGACTGGAACCACCTGCTCAACGCCAACCACGCCATGTCACTGATCGTGGCGGCGGCTGTGTGGAAGCAGATTTCATACAACTTCCTGTTCTTCCTGGCCGGTCTGCAGTCCATCCCCAAGTCGCTTATCGAAGCCGCTGCCATCGACGGCGCCAGCCCCTGGCACAGGTTCTGGACCATCGTCTTCCCATTGCTTTCGCCCACCACCTTCTTCCTGCTGGTAATCAACATCGTCTACGCGTTTTTTGACACTTTCGGCATCGTAGACGCCACAACCCAAGGCGGCCCGGGCAAAGACACCGCCATCCTGGTCTACAAGGTCTATTACGACGGCTTCAAGGCGTTGGACATGGGTGGCTCAGCTGCGCAGTCGGTGGTGCTGATGGTGGTCGTGGTCACGCTCACGGTGATCCAGTTCCGCTTTGTCGAGAAGAAAGTGAACTACTAG
- the ugpB gene encoding sn-glycerol-3-phosphate ABC transporter substrate-binding protein UgpB, producing MRNTIKTTALTGAMALAALISAPAQAATEVQWWHSMGGALGEWVNDLAKEFNASQTEYTIVPTFKGSYDESMTAAIAAFRSGNAPHILQVFEVGTATMMASKGAIVPVGKVMADAGEKFDAKAYVPAVAGYYTAPNGQMLSMPFNSSTPVFHYNKDAFKAAGMDPEKPPTTWPEVALAAGKLKAAGHKCPFTTSWISWTQLESFSAWHNTEFATKGNGMRGMDARLSFNTPLHVRHIENLANMAKTGLFVYKGRGNAADATFVSGECAMITGSSGLYGNVKRNSKFASGTSTLPYYPDAPGAPQNTVIGGASLWVMSGKKADEYKGVAKFFTYIGKPEVAAASHQRTGYLPVTLASFKLTDDSGYYKKNPGTDVAVNQMIRKTTDKSRGIRLGNFVQIRTIIDEELEGVWSGKTAPKAALDAAIKRGNEQLARFEKANKR from the coding sequence ATGAGAAACACGATTAAAACCACCGCATTGACTGGCGCGATGGCGCTCGCCGCCCTGATCAGCGCCCCTGCCCAAGCCGCGACCGAGGTGCAATGGTGGCACTCCATGGGCGGAGCCCTGGGCGAATGGGTCAACGATCTGGCCAAGGAATTCAACGCCAGCCAGACCGAATACACCATCGTGCCCACCTTCAAGGGCAGCTATGACGAATCCATGACGGCGGCCATCGCGGCTTTCCGCTCGGGCAATGCACCGCACATCCTGCAGGTCTTCGAGGTCGGCACCGCCACCATGATGGCAAGCAAGGGCGCGATCGTCCCCGTGGGCAAAGTCATGGCCGATGCCGGTGAAAAATTCGACGCCAAGGCTTATGTGCCTGCCGTCGCCGGTTATTACACCGCCCCCAATGGCCAGATGCTGAGCATGCCGTTCAACAGCTCTACCCCGGTGTTCCACTACAACAAGGACGCTTTCAAGGCCGCCGGCATGGACCCCGAGAAGCCGCCAACCACCTGGCCCGAAGTGGCCCTGGCCGCGGGCAAACTCAAGGCCGCTGGCCACAAGTGCCCCTTCACGACCAGCTGGATCAGCTGGACCCAACTGGAAAGCTTCTCGGCCTGGCACAACACCGAGTTCGCCACCAAAGGCAATGGCATGCGCGGCATGGACGCACGCCTGTCGTTCAACACGCCTCTGCACGTTCGCCACATCGAAAATCTGGCCAACATGGCCAAGACCGGCCTGTTTGTCTACAAAGGCCGTGGCAATGCCGCTGACGCCACGTTCGTTTCTGGCGAGTGCGCCATGATCACGGGCTCCTCCGGTCTGTACGGCAACGTCAAGCGCAACTCCAAGTTCGCCTCCGGCACCAGCACCCTGCCCTACTACCCAGATGCACCCGGCGCACCACAAAACACCGTGATTGGTGGCGCCAGCCTGTGGGTGATGTCTGGCAAGAAGGCCGACGAATACAAGGGCGTGGCCAAGTTCTTCACCTACATCGGCAAACCCGAAGTCGCGGCAGCCAGCCACCAGCGCACCGGCTACCTGCCTGTCACCCTGGCTTCGTTCAAGCTGACCGACGACAGCGGATACTACAAAAAGAATCCGGGTACCGACGTGGCCGTGAACCAGATGATCCGCAAGACCACCGACAAGTCGCGCGGTATCCGCCTGGGCAACTTCGTTCAGATCCGCACCATCATTGATGAAGAACTTGAAGGCGTGTGGTCTGGTAAAACGGCGCCCAAAGCCGCACTGGATGCCGCCATCAAGCGCGGCAACGAGCAACTTGCACGCTTCGAAAAAGCCAACAAGCGCTGA